The following coding sequences lie in one Mycobacterium gordonae genomic window:
- a CDS encoding M16 family metallopeptidase: MPRRSAADTGGARPPEKGGVRRTTLPGGLRVVTEHLPAVRSASVGVWVGVGSRDEGTTVAGAAHFLEHLLFKSTPTRSAVDIAQSMDAVGGELNAFTAKEHTCYYAHVLDSDLALAVDLVADVVLNGRCAVEDVELERDVVLEEIAMRDDDPEDALADMFMTALFGDHPVGRPVIGSVRSVTEMSRSQLHSFHLRRYTPERMIVAVAGNVDHDEVVALARQHFAARLVRGRRPLAPRKGSGRVTGEPGLVLGNRDAEQTHVSLGVRTPGRGWEHRWALSVLHTALGGGLSSRLFQEIREARGLAYSVYSSLDIFADSGALSVYAACLPERFADVMKVTTAVLESVARDGITEDECRIAKGSLRGGLVLGLEDSGSRMSRIGRSELNYGAHRSIEHTLRQIEQVTVDEVNAVARRLLTKRYGAAVLGPYSTKRSLPQQLRAMVS; the protein is encoded by the coding sequence ATGCCGCGACGGTCAGCAGCTGACACCGGGGGCGCACGGCCCCCGGAAAAGGGAGGCGTGCGTCGCACCACTCTGCCGGGCGGACTGCGGGTCGTTACTGAACACCTACCCGCGGTGCGCTCGGCATCTGTGGGGGTCTGGGTCGGGGTGGGCTCTCGCGACGAGGGCACCACGGTGGCCGGCGCCGCGCACTTCCTCGAGCATCTGCTGTTCAAGTCGACCCCGACCCGCTCGGCGGTAGACATCGCCCAGTCGATGGACGCCGTCGGCGGCGAGCTCAACGCCTTCACCGCCAAGGAGCACACCTGCTACTACGCGCATGTGCTGGACTCCGACCTGGCGCTGGCCGTCGATCTGGTCGCTGACGTGGTGCTCAACGGCCGCTGCGCAGTCGAGGATGTGGAACTGGAACGCGACGTGGTCCTCGAGGAGATCGCGATGCGCGACGACGACCCCGAGGACGCGCTGGCCGACATGTTCATGACGGCGTTGTTCGGCGACCACCCGGTGGGCCGGCCGGTGATCGGCAGCGTGCGGTCGGTGACGGAGATGTCGCGGTCCCAGCTGCACTCGTTTCATCTGCGCCGCTACACCCCGGAGCGGATGATCGTGGCGGTGGCCGGCAACGTCGACCACGACGAGGTCGTCGCGTTGGCCCGCCAGCATTTCGCGGCCCGCCTGGTCCGCGGGCGCCGACCCTTGGCGCCGCGCAAGGGGTCGGGCCGAGTGACCGGCGAACCCGGTCTGGTGCTGGGCAATCGCGACGCCGAGCAGACGCACGTCTCGCTGGGCGTCCGCACGCCCGGGCGCGGCTGGGAGCACCGCTGGGCGTTGTCGGTGTTGCACACCGCGCTCGGCGGTGGGTTGAGTTCCCGGTTGTTCCAGGAGATCCGGGAGGCGCGCGGGCTGGCGTACTCGGTCTATTCGTCGCTGGACATCTTCGCCGACAGCGGCGCGCTGTCGGTGTATGCGGCCTGTCTGCCCGAACGCTTCGCCGACGTCATGAAGGTCACCACCGCGGTATTGGAGTCGGTGGCCCGCGACGGCATCACCGAGGACGAGTGCCGAATCGCCAAAGGGTCGCTGCGCGGCGGGCTGGTGCTGGGCCTAGAGGATTCCGGCTCCCGGATGAGCCGGATCGGTCGCAGCGAACTCAACTATGGCGCCCATCGCAGCATCGAACACACGTTGCGACAGATCGAGCAGGTCACGGTGGACGAGGTCAATGCGGTGGCCCGGCGCCTGCTCACCAAGCGCTACGGCGCGGCCGTTCTCGGCCCGTACAGTACGAAACGATCGCTGCCCCAACAACTTCGAGCGATGGTAAGTTAA
- a CDS encoding Lrp/AsnC family transcriptional regulator, whose product MTDNPPDVADRPGGGPKDVRPADLDGVDRRILSLLHGDARITNNALADAVGIAPSTCHGRVRRLVELGVIRGFYADIDPVAVGLSLQAMISVKLQSGARRRIRSFIEQIRSKRQVVDVYFLAGADDFILHVAARDTQDLRTFVVENLNADADVAGTQTSLIFEHLRGAAPI is encoded by the coding sequence ATGACCGATAATCCACCGGATGTTGCGGACCGCCCCGGTGGTGGGCCGAAGGATGTTCGGCCGGCCGACCTGGACGGCGTGGACCGCCGGATCCTCAGCCTGCTGCACGGCGATGCCCGCATCACCAACAACGCGCTGGCCGACGCGGTGGGCATCGCGCCATCGACGTGTCACGGCCGGGTGCGCCGCCTAGTGGAACTCGGCGTGATCCGCGGTTTCTACGCCGACATCGACCCCGTCGCGGTGGGTTTGTCGTTGCAGGCGATGATCTCGGTCAAGCTGCAATCGGGTGCGCGCCGCAGAATCCGCAGTTTCATCGAGCAGATCCGTAGCAAGCGGCAGGTGGTCGACGTCTATTTCCTGGCCGGCGCGGACGATTTCATCCTTCATGTCGCGGCCCGCGACACGCAGGATCTGCGCACCTTCGTGGTCGAGAATCTCAACGCCGATGCCGATGTGGCAGGCACTCAAACCTCGCTGATCTTTGAGCATCTGCGTGGGGCGGCACCGATCTAG
- a CDS encoding SRPBCC family protein, with protein sequence MSEPSATATVQIEASPETVYGLITDLPTLAALAEEAVAMELLEGDAVTEGAVFVGHNENGSKRWKTKCTVTDAEPGRVFAFDVRSAALPIARWQYDIAAADGGCRVTESTWDRRPGWLRKVAGVITGVADRKAQNTKNIELTLQRLKQRAEKR encoded by the coding sequence ATGAGCGAACCTTCGGCTACAGCCACAGTTCAGATCGAGGCCAGTCCCGAGACGGTGTACGGCCTGATCACCGACCTTCCGACGCTGGCCGCGCTGGCCGAGGAGGCGGTGGCAATGGAGCTTCTCGAGGGCGATGCCGTCACCGAGGGGGCGGTGTTCGTCGGCCACAACGAGAATGGCAGCAAACGCTGGAAGACAAAATGCACCGTCACCGACGCCGAGCCCGGCCGGGTCTTCGCATTCGACGTGCGCTCGGCGGCGCTTCCGATCGCGCGGTGGCAGTACGACATCGCCGCGGCCGACGGTGGTTGTCGGGTGACCGAGAGCACCTGGGACCGCCGGCCCGGTTGGCTGCGCAAAGTAGCCGGCGTGATCACCGGCGTTGCCGACCGCAAGGCCCAAAACACGAAGAACATCGAGCTGACGTTGCAGCGCCTCAAGCAGCGGGCCGAGAAAAGGTAG
- a CDS encoding nitronate monooxygenase, whose amino-acid sequence MVLGFWDIAAPIVGAPMAGGPGTPALAAAVSNAGGLGVVAGGYLTAEQFAEDIAAARKATTGPIGVNLFVPQPSVADWVQLEYYAEDLEEVADHYRVEVGHPVHGDDDDWQRKLEVVADVRPEMVSFTFGAPPPDVVRMLSAQGLLVSVTVTSAYEAGVAVAAGADNLVVQGPAAGGHRGTFAPDMEPGSESLHQLLDRIGHAHDVPLIAAGGLGTVEQIAAVLRRGAVAAQVGTALLLADEAGTHPAYRVALKNPEFDSTVVTRAFSGRYARGLANNFTRLLDHVAPLGYPEVNQMTKPIRAAAIEMEDPHGTNLWAGEGYRQARSAPAADIVTALAPYIR is encoded by the coding sequence ATGGTTTTGGGTTTCTGGGACATCGCCGCGCCCATCGTGGGTGCGCCGATGGCCGGTGGCCCTGGCACCCCCGCGCTGGCGGCCGCGGTGTCGAACGCCGGTGGGCTCGGCGTCGTCGCGGGCGGCTACCTGACCGCGGAGCAATTCGCCGAAGACATCGCGGCGGCACGGAAAGCGACCACCGGCCCGATCGGGGTCAACCTCTTCGTGCCCCAGCCCAGCGTCGCCGACTGGGTGCAACTGGAGTATTACGCCGAAGACCTCGAAGAGGTTGCCGACCATTACCGCGTCGAGGTGGGCCACCCGGTGCACGGCGACGACGACGATTGGCAACGCAAGCTCGAGGTCGTGGCCGACGTGCGCCCGGAGATGGTGTCGTTCACCTTCGGCGCCCCGCCGCCGGATGTCGTGCGGATGTTGAGCGCACAGGGCCTGCTGGTGTCGGTCACGGTGACGTCGGCCTACGAGGCCGGGGTGGCCGTCGCGGCTGGTGCGGACAACCTGGTGGTCCAGGGGCCGGCGGCCGGCGGCCACCGCGGTACGTTCGCGCCGGACATGGAGCCCGGATCGGAGTCGCTGCACCAGCTGCTGGACCGGATCGGCCACGCGCACGACGTGCCGCTGATCGCGGCCGGCGGGCTGGGCACCGTCGAACAGATCGCGGCGGTGTTGCGCAGGGGAGCGGTGGCCGCTCAGGTCGGCACGGCGCTACTGCTGGCCGACGAGGCAGGCACCCACCCGGCCTACCGGGTCGCGCTGAAGAACCCCGAGTTCGACTCCACGGTGGTCACCCGGGCGTTCTCCGGCCGCTACGCGCGTGGCCTGGCCAACAACTTCACTCGGCTGCTGGATCACGTTGCGCCACTTGGTTATCCGGAGGTGAACCAGATGACCAAGCCGATCCGGGCAGCCGCGATCGAGATGGAGGATCCGCACGGGACGAACCTGTGGGCGGGCGAAGGTTACCGGCAGGCCCGCAGTGCGCCGGCCGCTGACATCGTCACCGCACTGGCTCCCTACATCCGTTAG
- a CDS encoding metal-dependent hydrolase codes for MSTVDDRAVGPHAGPSVAADHERLVLEARNVEFDWAELPFHYVPGEPMATHVLNVLHLLLPAGEEFFVDVFKKTLPLIKDDQLRLDVQGFIGQEAMHSQAHSGVLAHFDAQGIDLTPFTDQVRWLFGKLLGEKPHRSVRRYHSWLLEQVAFISAIEHYTAVLGEWILDSPALDAVGTDPVMLDMLRWHGAEEVEHKAVAFDTMKHLRVGYWRQIRAQLAVTPVLTLLWIRGVRFMYSVDPCVPPGTRARWRDFLRAARRGLVPGPRRLISVGGSYYRPGFHPSQLGGLERAVDYLAVSPAARASH; via the coding sequence ATGAGCACTGTTGACGATCGGGCGGTGGGGCCGCACGCGGGACCGTCGGTTGCCGCCGACCATGAGCGGCTGGTACTGGAAGCGCGCAATGTCGAGTTCGACTGGGCAGAGTTGCCGTTTCACTATGTGCCGGGCGAACCGATGGCCACACACGTTCTCAACGTGCTGCACCTGCTGCTGCCGGCTGGTGAAGAGTTCTTCGTCGATGTCTTCAAGAAGACGCTGCCCCTGATCAAGGACGATCAACTACGCCTGGACGTGCAGGGATTCATCGGCCAGGAGGCGATGCACTCGCAGGCGCACTCCGGAGTGCTGGCACACTTCGACGCTCAGGGCATCGACCTGACGCCGTTCACCGACCAAGTGCGTTGGCTGTTCGGAAAGCTGCTCGGGGAGAAGCCGCATCGCAGCGTGCGCCGATACCACAGCTGGTTGTTGGAGCAGGTGGCCTTCATCTCGGCGATCGAGCATTACACGGCCGTGCTGGGCGAGTGGATTCTGGACTCGCCGGCGCTGGACGCCGTCGGGACTGACCCGGTGATGCTGGACATGCTGCGCTGGCACGGGGCCGAAGAGGTCGAGCACAAGGCGGTGGCGTTCGACACCATGAAGCACCTGCGGGTCGGGTATTGGCGGCAGATCCGGGCCCAGCTGGCGGTGACGCCCGTGCTGACCTTGTTGTGGATCCGCGGGGTGCGCTTCATGTACTCGGTGGACCCGTGCGTACCGCCGGGGACCAGGGCGCGCTGGCGGGACTTCCTGCGCGCCGCGCGGCGCGGGTTGGTACCCGGGCCGCGCCGGTTGATCAGCGTGGGCGGCTCCTATTATCGGCCGGGCTTCCATCCGTCGCAGCTGGGCGGCCTGGAGCGCGCCGTCGACTACCTCGCGGTATCCCCCGCCGCCCGGGCGTCGCACTGA
- the lppU gene encoding LppU family putative lipoprotein → MTQGALGAAAAVVLALLIGAVTGCSAGKSGSDLSEFTVGDCLELGGTPAQPQAAKAPCGSRASNFKVVAVAKDRDQCPRDVDSSYSTHNSISGSNNTLCLDIDWVIGGCMSVDPHHIADPFRVDCDDTSVANRQRATQILKDLDPPVSVDQCASGLGYTYSQRRFAVCVEDISSAPRN, encoded by the coding sequence CTGACCCAAGGCGCGTTAGGCGCCGCTGCGGCCGTCGTTCTGGCCCTCCTCATCGGCGCGGTGACCGGGTGTTCGGCGGGGAAAAGCGGCTCCGACCTCAGCGAATTCACAGTGGGGGACTGCCTCGAGCTGGGTGGCACGCCTGCCCAGCCGCAGGCCGCCAAGGCCCCGTGCGGTAGCCGGGCGTCCAACTTCAAGGTCGTCGCCGTCGCGAAGGACCGGGACCAGTGCCCCCGTGACGTCGATTCGTCGTACTCGACACACAATTCGATCAGCGGATCGAACAACACCCTTTGCCTGGACATCGACTGGGTGATCGGTGGCTGCATGAGCGTGGATCCGCACCACATCGCCGATCCGTTCCGCGTCGACTGCGACGACACTTCGGTGGCCAATCGCCAGCGGGCCACCCAGATCCTCAAAGATCTCGACCCGCCGGTCTCGGTGGACCAGTGCGCCAGCGGCCTGGGCTACACGTACTCCCAGCGGCGGTTCGCCGTGTGCGTCGAGGACATCAGTAGCGCACCCCGGAACTAG
- a CDS encoding polyribonucleotide nucleotidyltransferase — protein MSATEIEEGVFESTATIDNGSFGTRTIRFETGRLALQAAGSVVAYLDDENMLLSATTASKNPKEHFDFFPLTIDVEERMYAAGRIPGSFFRREGRPSTDAILTCRLIDRPLRPSFVDGLRNEIQVVVTILSLDPNDLYDVLAINAASASTQISGLPFSGPVGGVRVALIDGTWVAFPTVEQLERAVFDMVVAGRKVDGDVAIMMVEAEATEKVIELVEGGAQAPTETVVAEGLEAAKPFIAALCTAQQELADAAAKDTREYPTFPDYEDDVYYSVASVATDELTEALSIGGKAERDKRTDEIKSQVVERLAGTYEGREKEIGAAFRSLTKKLVRQRILTDHFRIDGRGITDIRALSAEVSVVPRAHGSALFERGETQILGVTTLDMVKMAQQIDSLGPETSKRYMHHYNFPPFSTGETGRVGSPKRREIGHGALAERALIPVLPSVEEFPYAIRQVSEALGSNGSTSMGSVCASTLALLNAGVPLKAPVAGIAMGLVSDDVDGETRYVTLTDILGAEDAFGDMDFKCAGTKDFVTALQLDTKLDGIPSKVLAGALAQAKDARLTILEVMAEAIDRPDEMSPYAPRVTTIKVPVDKIGEVIGPKGKVINAITEETGAQISIEDDGTVFVGATDGPSAQAAIDRINAIANPQLPTVGERFLGTVVKTTDFGAFVSLLPGRDGLVHISKLGKGKRIAKVEDVVNVGDKLRVEIADIDKRGKISLVLVDDDDAAAAPETVGAAPADAATVSS, from the coding sequence ATGTCTGCGACTGAAATCGAAGAAGGCGTCTTCGAGTCCACCGCCACCATCGACAACGGGAGCTTCGGCACCCGCACCATCCGCTTCGAGACGGGTCGACTGGCCCTGCAGGCCGCCGGCTCGGTGGTCGCCTACCTCGACGACGAGAACATGCTGCTGTCGGCGACCACCGCCAGCAAGAACCCGAAAGAACATTTCGACTTTTTCCCACTGACCATCGATGTCGAGGAGCGGATGTATGCCGCGGGCCGCATCCCCGGCTCCTTCTTCCGCCGGGAGGGCCGTCCCTCCACCGACGCGATCCTGACCTGCCGGCTGATCGACCGGCCGCTGCGCCCGTCGTTCGTCGACGGTTTGCGCAACGAGATCCAGGTCGTGGTGACGATCCTGAGCCTGGACCCCAACGACCTGTACGACGTGCTGGCGATCAATGCCGCGTCGGCGTCCACCCAGATCTCCGGGCTGCCGTTTTCCGGGCCGGTCGGCGGCGTCCGGGTGGCCCTCATCGACGGCACCTGGGTCGCTTTCCCCACCGTCGAGCAGCTCGAACGGGCCGTGTTCGACATGGTGGTCGCCGGCCGGAAGGTTGACGGTGACGTCGCGATCATGATGGTCGAGGCCGAAGCCACCGAAAAGGTCATCGAGCTGGTCGAGGGCGGCGCCCAGGCGCCGACCGAAACCGTGGTCGCCGAAGGGCTCGAGGCCGCCAAGCCGTTCATCGCCGCCCTGTGCACCGCCCAGCAGGAGCTGGCCGACGCGGCCGCGAAAGACACGCGCGAATACCCGACCTTCCCCGACTACGAGGACGACGTCTACTACTCGGTCGCCTCGGTGGCCACCGACGAGCTGACCGAGGCGCTGTCGATCGGCGGCAAGGCCGAGCGCGACAAGCGCACCGACGAGATCAAGTCGCAGGTCGTCGAGCGGCTTGCCGGCACCTACGAGGGCCGGGAGAAGGAGATCGGCGCCGCGTTCCGCTCGCTGACCAAGAAGCTGGTGCGCCAGCGCATCCTCACCGACCACTTCCGCATCGACGGTCGTGGCATTACCGACATCCGCGCGTTGTCGGCCGAGGTTTCCGTGGTGCCTCGGGCGCACGGCAGCGCGCTGTTCGAGCGCGGCGAGACCCAGATCCTGGGTGTGACCACCCTGGACATGGTCAAGATGGCCCAGCAGATCGACTCGCTCGGCCCCGAGACGTCCAAGCGTTACATGCACCACTACAACTTCCCGCCGTTCTCCACCGGTGAGACCGGCCGGGTGGGGTCGCCCAAGCGGCGCGAGATCGGCCACGGCGCCCTGGCCGAGCGGGCTTTGATCCCGGTGCTGCCCAGCGTCGAGGAGTTCCCGTACGCGATCCGCCAGGTGTCCGAGGCCCTCGGTTCCAACGGTTCGACCTCAATGGGATCGGTCTGCGCGTCCACGCTCGCGCTGCTCAACGCCGGGGTGCCGCTCAAGGCCCCGGTGGCCGGCATCGCGATGGGGCTGGTGTCCGACGACGTCGATGGAGAGACCCGCTACGTGACGCTCACCGACATCCTCGGTGCCGAGGACGCGTTCGGCGACATGGACTTCAAGTGCGCCGGTACCAAGGACTTCGTCACTGCGCTGCAGCTGGACACCAAGCTGGACGGCATCCCCTCCAAGGTGCTCGCGGGTGCTCTCGCCCAGGCCAAGGATGCCCGGCTGACCATTCTCGAGGTCATGGCCGAGGCCATCGACCGGCCCGACGAGATGAGCCCGTACGCGCCCCGGGTCACCACCATCAAAGTCCCGGTGGACAAGATCGGCGAGGTGATCGGGCCCAAGGGCAAGGTCATCAACGCGATCACCGAGGAAACCGGTGCGCAGATCTCCATCGAGGATGACGGCACGGTGTTCGTCGGGGCCACCGACGGTCCGTCCGCGCAGGCCGCGATCGACCGGATCAACGCCATCGCCAACCCGCAGCTGCCGACGGTCGGGGAGCGGTTCCTCGGAACCGTGGTCAAGACAACCGATTTCGGTGCGTTCGTGTCGTTGCTGCCCGGGCGTGACGGCCTGGTGCACATCTCCAAGCTGGGCAAGGGCAAGCGCATCGCGAAGGTCGAGGACGTGGTCAACGTCGGCGACAAGCTGCGGGTGGAGATCGCCGACATCGACAAGCGGGGCAAGATCTCGCTGGTTCTGGTGGACGACGACGACGCCGCTGCGGCTCCCGAGACTGTCGGTGCGGCTCCCGCCGATGCCGCGACGGTCAGCAGCTGA
- the ald gene encoding alanine dehydrogenase codes for MRIGIPTETKHNEFRIAITPAGVAELTRHGHDVMVQAGAGEGSAITDAEFKAAGAVLADTAAQVWADAELVLKVKEPLPAEYGHLRPGLTLFTYLHLAASRSCTDALLASGATSIAYETVQTADGSLPLLAPMSEVAGRLSAQVGAYHLMRTQGGPPNRRGALMGGVPGVKPADVVVIGGGTAGYNAARVASGMGASVMVLDVNLAKLRLLDAEFAGRIGTRHSSAYELEGAVTRADLVIGAVLVPGAKAPSLIPNSLVAQMKPGAVLVDISIDQGGCFEDSRPTTHDEPTFAVHDTLFYCVANMPAAVPKTSTYALTIATMPYALKLADQGWRAACRSDPALAKGLSTHAGALLADHVAEDLGLPFTDPTAVLAG; via the coding sequence ATGCGCATCGGCATTCCGACCGAGACTAAACACAACGAATTCCGGATTGCGATCACCCCGGCCGGAGTCGCCGAACTGACCCGCCACGGCCATGACGTCATGGTCCAGGCGGGTGCCGGGGAGGGCTCGGCGATCACCGACGCCGAGTTCAAGGCGGCCGGCGCCGTCCTAGCCGACACCGCGGCGCAGGTGTGGGCCGATGCCGAGTTGGTGCTGAAGGTCAAAGAACCGCTGCCGGCCGAGTACGGCCACCTGCGCCCGGGGTTGACCCTGTTCACCTACCTGCACCTGGCCGCCTCCCGATCCTGCACCGACGCTCTGCTGGCCTCCGGGGCCACCTCGATCGCGTACGAGACGGTCCAGACCGCCGACGGGTCGCTGCCGCTGCTGGCTCCGATGAGCGAGGTCGCCGGACGACTCTCCGCTCAGGTCGGGGCATACCACCTGATGCGGACCCAGGGCGGCCCTCCCAACCGGCGGGGCGCGCTGATGGGCGGGGTTCCCGGGGTCAAACCCGCCGACGTCGTGGTGATCGGCGGGGGCACCGCCGGCTACAACGCCGCCCGGGTCGCCAGCGGCATGGGGGCATCCGTCATGGTGCTCGACGTCAATCTGGCCAAGCTCCGGTTGCTCGACGCCGAATTCGCCGGCCGTATCGGCACCCGCCATTCGTCGGCCTACGAGCTCGAAGGCGCCGTCACCCGCGCCGACCTGGTGATCGGCGCGGTACTCGTCCCGGGCGCGAAAGCCCCCAGCCTGATACCGAATTCTCTTGTGGCACAGATGAAACCCGGAGCGGTGCTGGTCGACATCTCCATCGACCAAGGCGGCTGTTTCGAAGACTCCCGGCCGACCACCCACGACGAACCGACGTTCGCGGTGCACGACACGCTGTTCTACTGCGTGGCCAACATGCCCGCCGCAGTACCCAAGACGTCCACGTACGCGCTGACCATCGCCACCATGCCCTACGCGCTCAAGCTCGCCGACCAAGGTTGGCGTGCGGCCTGCCGCTCCGATCCCGCTCTGGCCAAGGGTCTTTCGACACATGCCGGCGCGCTGCTGGCCGACCACGTGGCCGAGGACCTGGGCTTGCCCTTCACCGACCCGACCGCCGTGCTGGCCGGTTAA
- a CDS encoding bifunctional riboflavin kinase/FAD synthetase, translated as MQRWRGQDEIPTDWGRCVLTIGVFDGVHRGHAELIAHAVKASRARGVPSVLMTFDPHPMEVVYPGSHPAQLTTLTRRAELVEDLGINVFLVMPFTTDFMKLTPERYIHELLVEHLHVVEVVVGENFTFGKKAAGSVDTLRKAGDRFGFAVEAMSLLSEHHSNETVTFSSTYIRSCVDAGDVLAATEALGRPHRVEGVVVRGYGRGAELGFPTANVAPPMYSAIPADGVYAAWFTVLGHGPVTGTVVPGERYQAAVSVGTNPTFSGRTRTVEAFVLDTAADLYGQHVALDFVSRIRGQQKYDSIDDLVEEIGRDTERTRALLT; from the coding sequence GTGCAGCGGTGGCGCGGTCAGGACGAGATCCCCACGGACTGGGGCAGATGTGTGCTCACCATAGGGGTCTTCGACGGCGTGCACCGTGGGCACGCCGAGCTGATCGCGCACGCGGTGAAGGCGAGCCGTGCCCGCGGCGTGCCGTCGGTGCTGATGACGTTCGATCCGCACCCGATGGAGGTCGTCTATCCGGGCAGCCACCCGGCCCAGCTGACCACGCTGACCCGCCGCGCCGAACTGGTCGAAGACCTGGGCATCAACGTCTTCCTGGTGATGCCGTTCACCACCGACTTCATGAAGCTCACTCCTGAGCGCTACATTCACGAGCTGCTGGTGGAGCACCTGCACGTGGTGGAGGTGGTGGTGGGGGAGAACTTCACTTTCGGCAAGAAGGCGGCCGGCAGCGTCGACACCCTGCGGAAGGCCGGCGACCGGTTCGGGTTCGCGGTCGAGGCGATGTCCCTGCTGTCCGAACACCACAGCAATGAGACCGTCACGTTTTCGTCCACCTACATCAGGTCCTGCGTGGACGCCGGCGACGTGTTGGCGGCCACCGAAGCGCTGGGCCGCCCGCACCGCGTCGAAGGTGTCGTCGTGCGGGGCTACGGACGCGGCGCCGAGCTGGGATTTCCCACCGCGAACGTGGCGCCGCCGATGTATTCGGCCATTCCCGCCGACGGCGTGTACGCCGCCTGGTTCACCGTGCTCGGGCATGGGCCGGTGACCGGCACCGTCGTTCCCGGTGAGCGCTATCAGGCTGCGGTGTCCGTCGGCACCAACCCGACGTTCTCCGGACGCACCCGGACCGTGGAGGCATTCGTCTTGGACACCGCCGCCGACCTGTACGGCCAGCATGTGGCACTGGACTTCGTCTCGCGCATCCGCGGTCAGCAGAAGTACGACTCGATCGACGACCTGGTCGAGGAGATCGGCAGGGACACCGAGCGCACCCGCGCCCTGCTCACCTAG
- the rpsO gene encoding 30S ribosomal protein S15, whose amino-acid sequence MALTAEQKKEILKSYGLHETDTGSPEAQIALLTKRIADLTEHLKVHKHDHHSRRGLLLLVGRRKRLVKYLTQVDVERYRSLIERLGLRR is encoded by the coding sequence GTGGCGCTTACTGCCGAGCAGAAGAAAGAAATTCTGAAGTCTTACGGTCTGCACGAGACCGACACCGGATCACCGGAGGCGCAGATCGCGCTGCTGACCAAGCGCATCGCCGATCTCACCGAGCACCTCAAGGTCCACAAGCACGACCACCACTCCCGCCGCGGCTTGCTGCTGCTGGTCGGCCGCCGCAAGCGGCTGGTCAAGTACCTGACCCAGGTCGACGTGGAGCGGTACCGTTCGCTGATCGAGCGGCTGGGTCTGCGCCGCTGA